The proteins below come from a single Natrinema sp. SYSU A 869 genomic window:
- a CDS encoding DUF1328 family protein, producing MFAFATPLQMGGGGFLYWAIIFFVLAIVAAAVGARGVAGISMEIARIFVLIFIILAVVALLL from the coding sequence ATGTTCGCGTTCGCAACTCCGCTGCAGATGGGCGGCGGTGGGTTCCTGTACTGGGCGATCATCTTCTTCGTCCTCGCAATCGTCGCCGCAGCCGTCGGTGCCCGCGGCGTCGCCGGGATCTCGATGGAGATCGCACGGATCTTCGTCCTGATCTTCATCATCCTCGCGGTGGTCGCGCTGCTGTTATGA
- a CDS encoding PPOX class F420-dependent oxidoreductase, which translates to MASIPNDFHDLFEKGTFAHVATLTEDGLPHVTPVWIDYDEDDDRLLVNTERGRQKERNAQNNPGVGVSMTDPDDPYRFLSVIGEVEEITTEGAREHIDELARRYQDVDEYQPQIETERVILRIRADQVL; encoded by the coding sequence ATGGCCTCGATACCCAACGACTTCCACGATCTGTTCGAGAAGGGCACGTTCGCTCACGTCGCGACGCTGACGGAGGATGGACTCCCGCACGTCACACCGGTGTGGATCGACTACGACGAGGACGACGACCGACTCCTGGTCAACACCGAGCGCGGCCGTCAGAAGGAACGCAACGCCCAGAACAACCCCGGCGTCGGCGTCAGCATGACCGATCCCGACGATCCCTACCGGTTCCTCTCGGTGATCGGCGAAGTCGAGGAGATCACCACCGAGGGCGCTCGCGAACACATCGATGAACTCGCCCGGCGATATCAGGACGTCGATGAGTATCAGCCGCAGATCGAAACCGAGCGCGTGATTCTTCGGATCCGGGCGGACCAGGTCCTGTAA
- a CDS encoding ubiquitin-like small modifier protein 1, with amino-acid sequence MEIDLRFFATFREAVGEKERTRAVDDDATVGDVLSGLETEYDGLEGQLLEDGAVRPQLSVLKNGRNVVHMAGVDTSLEEGDVVSVFPPVAGG; translated from the coding sequence ATGGAAATCGATCTCCGGTTCTTCGCTACCTTTCGAGAAGCCGTTGGGGAGAAGGAGCGAACACGTGCGGTCGACGACGATGCGACCGTCGGCGACGTCCTCTCCGGCCTCGAGACCGAGTACGACGGGCTCGAGGGGCAGTTGCTCGAGGACGGAGCGGTCCGACCGCAACTGAGCGTGCTGAAAAACGGCCGCAACGTGGTGCACATGGCGGGCGTCGACACGTCGCTCGAGGAGGGTGACGTGGTGTCGGTGTTTCCGCCGGTCGCCGGCGGGTAA
- a CDS encoding AzlC family ABC transporter permease encodes MTGTDGSDADERSSAAVDRTDDASVGDTPVSASDGSETVTFDRAGIRAGFLTCLPVALGVGGYGVAFGMLARQAGLSVAEAALMSATVLAGAAQIVAVELWAEPLPAATIILATLAINLRYSLMGAALGPWFERLSALRSYGSLLLMADENWALTMRDLQSGSGRGAFLLGTGIVMWVFWVASTIVGAAAGGVIGDPAQYGIDFVLAAVFVALAAELWEGRSTLVPWLVALATAVVAAELIPGQWYILLGGFAAAAVEVVRHDR; translated from the coding sequence GTGACGGGAACTGACGGCAGCGACGCGGATGAGCGTTCCAGTGCGGCCGTTGATCGGACGGACGACGCGTCGGTCGGCGATACTCCGGTCTCCGCGAGCGACGGGAGCGAGACGGTCACGTTCGACCGAGCGGGGATCCGGGCCGGCTTTCTCACCTGTCTCCCGGTCGCGCTCGGCGTCGGCGGTTACGGGGTCGCCTTCGGCATGCTTGCGCGCCAGGCCGGGCTGAGCGTCGCCGAGGCGGCGCTGATGAGCGCGACCGTCCTCGCCGGTGCCGCCCAGATCGTCGCCGTGGAGCTCTGGGCGGAGCCGCTCCCGGCCGCGACGATTATCCTCGCAACGCTCGCGATCAACCTGCGGTACTCCCTGATGGGCGCGGCGCTAGGGCCCTGGTTCGAGCGGCTCTCGGCACTGCGAAGCTACGGGAGCCTCCTGTTGATGGCCGACGAGAACTGGGCGCTGACGATGCGCGATCTCCAATCCGGCAGCGGTCGGGGCGCGTTTCTGCTGGGGACCGGCATTGTGATGTGGGTCTTCTGGGTCGCGTCGACGATCGTCGGAGCGGCCGCCGGCGGCGTGATCGGCGATCCGGCTCAGTACGGCATCGACTTCGTCCTCGCGGCGGTCTTCGTCGCGCTCGCGGCCGAACTCTGGGAGGGCCGTTCGACGCTCGTTCCGTGGCTCGTCGCGCTCGCAACCGCCGTCGTCGCGGCGGAACTGATCCCGGGCCAGTGGTACATCCTGCTGGGCGGCTTCGCGGCCGCCGCAGTGGAGGTGGTCCGCCATGATCGGTGA
- a CDS encoding aldehyde ferredoxin oxidoreductase family protein: MTELGGFQDRVARIDLSDGEVAYESIDDEDAKQYIGARGLGVKYVFDQGPDVEPLGPDNLLAFMNGPLSGTQVTMSGRIAVCTKSPLTGTVTDSHHGGWSGARLKWSGFDGLLFEGQADDPVYAVIEDGEVELRDASHLWGEGFHDTRDAIEEEVEGSYGKNLSIMGIGPGGENEVKFASIMNEDDRASGRGGTGCVMGSKNLKAVVVKSTTKMPKPADSETFKEGHQQAMQAITESEVTAPNEGGLSMYGTNVLMNIGEEMDGLPTKNGRYTSTESMRDAEDVDIDAERVSGENVRENILVDEPTCHSCPVACKKEVEVQKMHKGEEMNVRTESYEYESAYALGPNSGHTDRDAVALMIDRCNDMGVDTIDAGNMMAMAMEMTEEGKLEGVGELEWGDAETMIDMIERIAHREDDLADLLAEGPRRVADRKEAHENSLAVKGQTIAAYDPRCLKGMGIGYATSNRGACHLRGYTPAAEILGIPEKVDPYEYEGKGELTAQFQDLHAISDSFDICKFNAFAEGIEEYVLQYNGMTGRDVTEDELLEAGERVYNLERYYNNLNGFDGSDDSLPARFLEDGIPGQGASEGEYCELDEMKAEYYDHRGWVDGVVPDEKLDELGIDLGPGTGVSSEGSAAAPSDD, from the coding sequence ATGACAGAACTCGGCGGATTTCAAGATAGGGTCGCTCGCATTGATCTCTCGGACGGGGAGGTCGCGTACGAGTCAATCGACGACGAGGACGCGAAGCAGTATATCGGTGCGCGAGGACTCGGGGTAAAGTACGTCTTCGATCAGGGGCCGGATGTCGAGCCGCTCGGACCCGACAACCTGCTCGCGTTCATGAACGGGCCGCTGTCGGGCACGCAGGTAACGATGAGCGGCCGGATCGCCGTCTGTACGAAGTCGCCGCTGACCGGGACCGTCACCGACAGTCACCACGGCGGCTGGTCGGGCGCTCGGCTCAAGTGGTCCGGCTTCGATGGGCTGCTGTTCGAGGGACAGGCCGACGACCCGGTCTATGCCGTCATCGAGGACGGCGAGGTCGAGCTTCGAGACGCCTCCCACCTCTGGGGAGAGGGATTCCACGATACGCGCGACGCGATCGAAGAGGAGGTAGAGGGCTCCTACGGAAAGAACCTCAGCATCATGGGAATCGGCCCCGGTGGCGAGAACGAGGTCAAGTTCGCCTCGATCATGAACGAGGACGACCGGGCCTCCGGCCGCGGTGGCACCGGCTGCGTGATGGGGTCGAAGAACCTCAAGGCCGTCGTCGTCAAGTCTACGACGAAGATGCCGAAACCGGCCGACTCGGAGACCTTCAAGGAGGGCCACCAGCAGGCGATGCAAGCCATCACAGAATCCGAGGTCACCGCACCCAACGAGGGCGGCCTCTCGATGTACGGGACGAACGTCCTGATGAACATCGGCGAGGAGATGGACGGCCTCCCGACGAAAAACGGGCGATACACGTCGACCGAAAGCATGCGCGACGCGGAGGACGTCGACATCGACGCCGAGCGCGTCTCCGGCGAGAACGTCCGCGAGAACATCCTCGTCGACGAACCAACCTGTCACTCCTGTCCCGTCGCCTGCAAGAAGGAAGTCGAGGTACAGAAGATGCACAAGGGCGAGGAGATGAACGTCCGGACCGAGTCCTACGAGTACGAGTCAGCGTACGCGCTCGGACCGAACTCCGGCCACACCGACCGCGACGCCGTCGCGCTCATGATCGACCGCTGTAACGACATGGGCGTTGACACCATCGACGCTGGCAATATGATGGCGATGGCCATGGAGATGACCGAGGAAGGCAAACTCGAGGGTGTCGGCGAACTCGAGTGGGGCGACGCCGAGACGATGATCGACATGATCGAGCGGATCGCCCACCGCGAGGACGACCTCGCGGATCTGCTGGCCGAGGGGCCGCGTCGGGTCGCCGACCGCAAGGAGGCCCACGAGAACTCGCTTGCAGTCAAGGGCCAGACGATCGCGGCCTACGACCCGCGCTGTCTGAAGGGCATGGGCATCGGTTACGCCACCTCGAACCGCGGGGCCTGCCACCTGCGGGGGTACACCCCCGCCGCCGAAATCCTCGGCATCCCCGAGAAGGTCGATCCTTACGAGTACGAGGGCAAGGGCGAACTCACCGCCCAATTCCAGGATCTCCACGCGATCTCGGACTCCTTCGACATCTGCAAGTTCAACGCGTTCGCCGAAGGGATCGAGGAGTATGTCCTCCAGTACAACGGCATGACCGGCCGCGACGTCACCGAAGACGAACTCCTTGAGGCCGGCGAACGAGTCTACAACTTAGAGCGCTACTACAACAATCTCAACGGCTTCGATGGCAGCGACGACTCGCTCCCAGCACGCTTCCTCGAGGACGGTATCCCGGGTCAGGGCGCTTCGGAGGGCGAGTACTGCGAACTCGACGAGATGAAAGCAGAGTATTACGACCACCGCGGCTGGGTCGACGGCGTCGTTCCCGATGAGAAACTCGACGAACTCGGCATCGACCTCGGTCCGGGCACGGGCGTCAGCAGCGAAGGCAGCGCAGCAGCACCAAGCGACGACTGA
- a CDS encoding AzlD domain-containing protein, translating to MIGEGALELDPLVVGVVLAMALVTALTKIGGLWLLRRIEVSERLEAGLSVLPGAIVIAILGPELAAGGPAEWGAAGVVLLVMWRTESILLSLCSGVGTVVLFRAIV from the coding sequence ATGATCGGTGAGGGGGCGCTCGAACTCGACCCGCTCGTCGTCGGCGTCGTCCTCGCGATGGCGCTCGTGACCGCGCTCACGAAAATCGGCGGGCTCTGGCTCCTGCGCCGGATTGAGGTGAGCGAGCGCCTCGAGGCGGGGCTTTCGGTCCTGCCGGGTGCGATCGTGATCGCGATCCTCGGGCCGGAACTGGCCGCCGGTGGTCCGGCGGAGTGGGGCGCTGCGGGCGTCGTCTTGCTAGTCATGTGGCGAACGGAGAGCATCCTGCTCTCGCTGTGTAGCGGCGTCGGGACTGTGGTCCTGTTCCGGGCAATCGTGTAA
- a CDS encoding GNAT family N-acetyltransferase → MSMHPTGSLENDIQRRVYEYVERNGAVTPAELARSIEIDDGRAHSKPARSGTYTETVAPEPDELQSCLEALQAEGYLTEVDGKYRIALSATTTDLDCEDCVVTIRPAREEDREGVVETMRTVADGTYVVAETVATELERESALVRANEERSRVFFVAVRGERSADEDAAESDTAAGSSESDDDDVVGWLHFDAPELPSLRHTAEVTVGVDPDYRRQGIGSELLEYGLEWATDAGYRKCYQNVPATNEAAIEFLEENGWQREGEHEGQYRLEGEFVDEIMLATWP, encoded by the coding sequence TGCCGTCACGCCGGCCGAGTTGGCCCGCTCGATCGAGATCGACGACGGCCGCGCGCACTCGAAACCCGCCCGATCGGGGACTTACACCGAAACTGTCGCGCCGGAACCGGACGAACTCCAGTCGTGTCTCGAGGCGCTGCAAGCGGAGGGCTATCTGACCGAAGTCGACGGGAAGTACCGGATTGCGCTCTCGGCGACGACGACTGATCTGGACTGCGAGGACTGCGTCGTCACCATCCGGCCAGCCCGCGAGGAGGACCGGGAGGGCGTCGTCGAGACGATGCGGACGGTCGCCGACGGCACGTATGTCGTCGCCGAGACCGTCGCGACGGAACTCGAGCGCGAGTCGGCGCTCGTCCGGGCCAACGAGGAGCGATCGCGGGTCTTCTTCGTCGCGGTCCGCGGAGAGCGGTCGGCGGACGAGGACGCGGCGGAGAGTGATACGGCGGCTGGTTCGTCAGAGTCGGACGACGACGATGTCGTCGGTTGGCTCCACTTCGATGCACCCGAGCTCCCGTCACTGCGCCACACTGCGGAGGTGACCGTCGGCGTCGATCCCGACTACCGGCGGCAGGGGATCGGCTCCGAACTGCTCGAGTACGGCCTCGAGTGGGCAACCGACGCGGGCTACCGGAAGTGCTACCAGAACGTGCCCGCGACCAACGAGGCCGCGATCGAGTTCCTCGAGGAAAACGGCTGGCAGCGAGAGGGCGAGCACGAGGGACAGTACCGTCTCGAGGGCGAGTTCGTCGACGAGATCATGCTGGCGACGTGGCCCTAA
- a CDS encoding HVO_0649 family zinc finger protein, translating into MSAHRSPFERLREKFDESELRCPACGYVDTDGGWRVTTSGGRVRYQFVCPTCDAVETRELRLR; encoded by the coding sequence ATGTCAGCGCATCGATCACCCTTCGAGCGACTTCGCGAGAAGTTCGACGAGTCGGAGCTGCGCTGTCCGGCCTGTGGCTACGTCGACACCGACGGCGGCTGGCGCGTCACCACCTCGGGTGGGCGAGTCCGCTACCAGTTCGTCTGTCCCACCTGCGACGCCGTCGAGACGAGAGAGCTCCGACTCAGGTAA
- a CDS encoding bacterio-opsin activator domain-containing protein: protein MDDVDTDHGGSVGDATAAAHALEHVVDPVVAVADGTITYANEAARDAFELGDADREAATALGASWDRLAAAIDETTVGTARRVDFEGDRESARLHRGASGATITFDRGDAGFDADTDSAADSRSGASDRIVKDRALKEAPVGVTISDPDREDNPLVYINEAYEEITGYGYDEVVGRNCRFLQGEDSDETAIAEMAAAIDEERPVTVELKNYRKDGTEFWNEVTIAPVRDGDGRVTNYVGFQNDITARKEAELALERRTEELEYILDRVEGLIHDVTAVVAGSTDRSQLENEVCARIAAEDAYDGVWIGERNPATGMIDSRSSAGDGPDDESVATDADHPAAEALATTEPAVDTVDGRTRAAFPLSYNGIEYGVVTIRTDRAIDDRETVILSALARAIASGVNARETSRMLATDAVVAVELTVTDRALAPVTLSADADCQLEYRRSVHRTDDETASLFTVTGASADEIAAVADELADVDCRIVVERDEECLVELTGGIDLVGWLSERGARTKTIETEAGRARITLEIPRSANVRSVVEAVEDRYDGTDVVSFQQRERNGETRQEFAARLEEALTDRQLGALQRAYLGGYFEWPRPTTGEELAQSMGVSRPTFHEHLRTAEAKLCRAFFGDA, encoded by the coding sequence ATGGACGATGTCGACACGGACCATGGTGGCTCCGTCGGCGACGCCACGGCAGCGGCCCATGCTCTCGAGCACGTGGTCGATCCGGTCGTGGCGGTCGCCGACGGGACGATCACGTACGCGAACGAGGCCGCCCGCGACGCGTTCGAACTCGGCGACGCCGACCGCGAGGCGGCGACCGCACTCGGTGCGAGCTGGGATCGACTCGCAGCAGCGATTGACGAGACAACCGTCGGTACCGCCCGGCGAGTCGACTTCGAGGGCGACCGAGAGAGCGCGCGTCTCCACCGCGGGGCGAGCGGTGCGACGATTACGTTCGACCGCGGTGACGCGGGGTTCGACGCCGACACCGATAGCGCGGCCGACTCGCGATCGGGCGCGAGCGACCGGATAGTGAAAGACCGCGCGCTCAAGGAGGCCCCCGTCGGGGTCACCATCTCCGATCCGGACCGCGAGGACAACCCGCTGGTGTACATCAACGAGGCCTACGAGGAAATTACGGGCTACGGGTACGACGAGGTCGTCGGCCGGAACTGTCGGTTCCTGCAGGGCGAGGACTCCGACGAGACGGCGATCGCCGAGATGGCGGCGGCCATCGACGAGGAGAGACCCGTCACCGTCGAACTCAAGAATTACCGCAAGGACGGCACCGAGTTCTGGAACGAGGTGACTATCGCCCCCGTCCGCGACGGGGACGGCCGCGTGACCAACTACGTCGGCTTCCAGAACGACATTACCGCGCGCAAGGAGGCCGAACTCGCCCTCGAACGCCGAACCGAGGAACTCGAGTACATCCTCGATCGCGTTGAGGGGCTGATTCACGATGTCACCGCTGTCGTCGCGGGCTCGACCGACCGCTCGCAACTCGAGAATGAAGTCTGTGCGCGGATCGCCGCGGAGGACGCCTACGACGGGGTCTGGATCGGCGAGCGCAATCCTGCGACCGGGATGATCGATAGCCGCTCGAGCGCCGGCGACGGGCCGGACGACGAATCCGTCGCGACCGATGCCGACCACCCCGCTGCTGAGGCGCTCGCGACGACCGAACCCGCCGTCGATACCGTCGACGGACGGACCCGAGCTGCGTTCCCGCTGTCGTACAACGGGATCGAATACGGCGTGGTGACGATACGGACGGATCGTGCGATCGACGACCGCGAAACGGTGATCCTCTCCGCGCTCGCCCGCGCGATCGCTAGCGGCGTCAACGCCCGCGAGACCAGCCGCATGCTCGCAACCGACGCCGTCGTCGCCGTCGAACTCACGGTGACCGATCGCGCCCTCGCGCCGGTCACCCTCTCCGCCGACGCCGACTGTCAACTCGAGTACCGCCGGTCGGTCCACCGCACTGACGACGAGACAGCGTCGCTGTTTACCGTTACCGGCGCGAGCGCCGACGAGATCGCCGCCGTTGCCGACGAACTGGCCGACGTGGACTGCCGGATCGTCGTCGAGCGCGACGAGGAGTGTCTCGTGGAACTGACTGGCGGGATCGACCTCGTCGGGTGGCTCTCCGAGCGCGGTGCCCGCACGAAGACGATCGAAACCGAGGCCGGCCGCGCGCGGATCACCCTCGAGATTCCCCGTTCGGCGAACGTCCGCTCGGTCGTCGAGGCCGTCGAGGACCGGTACGACGGGACTGACGTCGTCTCCTTCCAGCAACGCGAACGCAACGGCGAGACTCGCCAGGAGTTCGCCGCTCGTCTCGAAGAGGCGCTGACCGACCGCCAGCTCGGCGCGTTACAGCGGGCTTATCTCGGCGGCTACTTCGAGTGGCCCCGGCCAACGACCGGCGAGGAACTCGCCCAGTCGATGGGCGTCTCGCGGCCGACGTTCCACGAACACCTGCGGACGGCCGAGGCGAAACTCTGTCGCGCCTTCTTCGGGGACGCGTAG
- a CDS encoding PadR family transcriptional regulator — MDQLTGFQRDLLYVIAGKDRPSGQEILDDINSYIEQPVTHGRLYPNLDTLVEKELVEKGELDRRTNYYALTPKGRRALQRRQEWVDQYVDV, encoded by the coding sequence ATGGACCAGCTAACTGGCTTCCAGCGTGATTTGTTGTACGTGATCGCAGGGAAAGACCGGCCGTCAGGGCAGGAAATTCTCGACGACATCAATAGCTACATCGAGCAGCCGGTCACACATGGCCGGCTGTATCCGAATCTCGACACGCTCGTCGAGAAGGAACTCGTCGAGAAAGGCGAGCTCGACCGGCGGACGAACTACTACGCGTTGACGCCGAAAGGCCGACGCGCACTGCAGCGCCGTCAGGAGTGGGTCGACCAGTACGTCGACGTGTAG
- a CDS encoding NUDIX hydrolase → MPTDPLAWETRERRVAYSCPGFDVVNESVRLPDGTDTEFDYLSEPASVCILPFTPDGDVVCIDEWRQAVSRISHGFPVGGTEPEDTDLEASARRELAEETGYEAEELEPLTTVEPANGIADAVLHFFVARGCRPTAEQRLDHNESIRVRERSLADLTDAVADGEIRDGRTVLALSYYRLFDEGDGSSQK, encoded by the coding sequence ATGCCAACCGATCCACTCGCCTGGGAGACGCGCGAGCGACGGGTAGCCTACTCCTGTCCGGGGTTCGACGTCGTTAACGAGTCCGTTCGGCTTCCCGACGGGACCGACACCGAGTTCGATTACCTCTCGGAGCCGGCAAGCGTCTGCATTCTGCCGTTTACCCCCGATGGCGACGTCGTCTGCATCGACGAGTGGCGACAGGCCGTCTCGCGGATCAGCCACGGATTCCCCGTCGGCGGCACCGAACCCGAAGACACCGATCTCGAGGCGTCAGCCCGTCGAGAACTCGCCGAGGAGACCGGCTATGAGGCCGAGGAATTGGAACCGCTCACGACCGTCGAACCGGCCAACGGGATCGCGGACGCCGTCTTGCACTTCTTCGTCGCTCGCGGCTGCCGGCCGACCGCCGAGCAGCGACTCGATCACAACGAGAGCATTCGGGTACGGGAGCGCTCGCTCGCGGACCTGACTGACGCGGTGGCCGACGGCGAGATCCGTGACGGCCGGACGGTGCTCGCCCTCTCGTACTATCGGCTGTTCGACGAGGGAGACGGCTCGAGTCAAAAATAG